GGTGAGCATCGCGCTGCGGCTGATGGAGGTCTCCGGGATCGAGGTCCGGCTGCTCGGCGGACGCGTGGAGCCGCGGATCAAGGCCACTGTCGGCTCGGTCAGGGCCCAGGGCCTGGAGGGCGTGATCGCCCACATCGCCTTCTTCGGGGCCGGCGGCATCGACGCCGACAACGACATCGCCGAGGGCACCTTCGGCATCGCCGACTCCAAGCGCTCGCTGATGGCCACCGCCCGGCGCCGGGTGCTGCTGGCCGACTCGTCGAAGTGGGCCAGCGAGGATCGCTACAAGGTGGCCAGTGTCGCCGAGTTCGACACCGTGATCACCGATGACGGGCTGCCCGAGCAGCTTCGCGAACGCGTCCGCAGCCTCGGCTGCGAGCTCATCATCGTCTAGCCGATGTCCAGCTTCCGACCCAGGCCGTGCCCTGGCGTCGGCCCCTTGCGCGACCCTTCGACCGCCCGGCCGCGGCTCGGCGCGCGTGTGACCTGCCTCTCGTTGCTGGAGCCTGTGGTGTTACCGCTCGCAGGAAACCGCAACCGTTGAGAAGGCTCATATCAAGCAAACCAAACCTCTTGACTTTCGTTTACTGTTGATTATGATCTCTCTCAGTAACCCTCGGGCCCGGCGTCAGTTCTGGGTCGCGCGACTGGACTGGTCGTGGGAGGCATAGCTCAATGAGGAGTCAGACATGAACAGGCGCAAGTTCCTCGCGTCAGTGGCAGC
The nucleotide sequence above comes from Propionicimonas paludicola. Encoded proteins:
- a CDS encoding DeoR/GlpR family DNA-binding transcription regulator; protein product: MFAADRRAAILAKVFEDGHARTVDLAELLQVSEVTIRGDLDELERQGRIARVHGGATMPQSPLVGFDERSTQRVEVKQRIAAAAAQLINDGTTVVLDSGTTIYALACQLPTVSHLVVVTPGVSIALRLMEVSGIEVRLLGGRVEPRIKATVGSVRAQGLEGVIAHIAFFGAGGIDADNDIAEGTFGIADSKRSLMATARRRVLLADSSKWASEDRYKVASVAEFDTVITDDGLPEQLRERVRSLGCELIIV